A window of Armatimonadota bacterium contains these coding sequences:
- a CDS encoding mechanosensitive ion channel family protein, with the protein MVWFRRGLIFLLIVLAVAGWGQAETGISGLETPRATLTTFLSALNEVPPDTAAAARCLDLEDVPALIRDSQGPRLAVQLFGILNRTKFIDIESVPSSPEGADYVIPLRIRMGGAMRDLPPLVLRRGSDGAWRIARETVGAIPETWSAVQGQPVLGDLKDLKPILPVWDAWATTNLPSFWRSKSLWEVANWKWAALLIALAIGYLAGVVIRTAAKLLLRLRTGPFGSTLPKAQLDSAGRGIGLFVMGSVFGWFVHSLLLPQEPNAGAMLVALVLQTVGGTWVAVAAVESLINRLTPRVADSDRAERLFLPILRNLGKVVVGAIAVLFFLQKIGFDVTGLIAGLGIGGVVVALAAKDSVENLFGSFTLIFEMPFQIGDWIIADGIEGTVEEISLRSTTLRTFHDSTLLVPNSKFIASPVENMGRRRYRRMKVTLGITYDATPDQVENFVKSLREYILGHPKTWNDKIHIVFNNYGPSSLDILLYLFIDAADWGEELMTREEILLEVMRIAERCDVHFAFPTQKMIIDTEKSSASMRILTDE; encoded by the coding sequence ATGGTGTGGTTCCGCCGCGGCCTGATCTTCCTTTTGATCGTTCTAGCGGTTGCCGGATGGGGTCAGGCAGAAACCGGGATTTCCGGTTTGGAGACTCCCCGGGCGACTTTGACCACCTTCCTCTCTGCCCTGAATGAAGTGCCGCCGGACACGGCGGCCGCCGCCCGTTGCCTTGACCTTGAAGATGTCCCCGCCCTCATCAGGGATTCCCAAGGGCCAAGGCTGGCCGTGCAGCTGTTCGGCATCCTCAACCGGACGAAGTTCATCGATATCGAATCGGTTCCGTCGAGCCCAGAGGGGGCCGATTACGTCATCCCTCTCCGCATTCGCATGGGTGGCGCAATGCGCGACCTCCCGCCGCTGGTGTTGAGGCGGGGATCGGACGGTGCCTGGCGCATCGCCCGGGAAACCGTCGGCGCAATCCCCGAAACCTGGTCGGCTGTCCAGGGTCAACCGGTATTGGGGGATTTGAAGGATTTGAAACCCATCCTCCCGGTGTGGGACGCTTGGGCGACGACCAACCTTCCCAGCTTTTGGCGCAGCAAGAGCCTTTGGGAAGTGGCCAATTGGAAATGGGCCGCACTGTTGATCGCATTGGCCATCGGTTACCTAGCCGGGGTCGTCATCCGCACGGCGGCGAAGCTGCTGCTCCGCCTGAGGACGGGCCCGTTTGGCAGCACCCTCCCCAAAGCTCAGTTGGATTCGGCGGGCCGGGGCATCGGCCTCTTCGTCATGGGCTCGGTGTTTGGGTGGTTTGTCCACTCCCTCCTCCTCCCTCAAGAACCAAATGCAGGGGCGATGCTGGTTGCCCTTGTCTTGCAAACGGTGGGGGGGACATGGGTCGCGGTGGCCGCCGTCGAATCGTTGATCAACCGGTTGACTCCGCGCGTTGCGGATTCGGACCGCGCAGAACGGCTTTTCTTGCCGATCCTGCGCAATCTTGGCAAAGTGGTAGTCGGCGCCATTGCCGTCCTCTTCTTTTTGCAGAAGATCGGGTTCGACGTTACGGGGTTGATCGCCGGACTTGGGATCGGCGGCGTCGTAGTGGCCCTTGCGGCCAAAGATTCCGTTGAAAACCTGTTCGGCTCATTCACTTTGATCTTCGAAATGCCGTTCCAGATCGGCGATTGGATCATCGCCGATGGGATAGAAGGGACAGTGGAAGAGATTTCGTTGCGGTCGACGACATTGCGGACTTTCCACGATTCCACCCTGCTCGTGCCGAACAGCAAGTTCATTGCGAGCCCGGTGGAGAACATGGGCCGCCGCCGGTACCGGCGGATGAAAGTGACGTTGGGCATCACCTACGATGCGACGCCGGACCAGGTTGAGAACTTCGTCAAGAGTTTGCGGGAGTACATCTTGGGCCACCCCAAAACGTGGAACGACAAGATCCACATCGTGTTCAACAACTACGGCCCAAGCAGTCTGGACATTCTGCTGTACCTGTTCATCGATGCGGCCGACTGGGGAGAGGAGCTGATGACCCGGGAGGAGATTTTGTTGGAAGTCATGCGGATTGCCGAACGGTGCGACGTGCACTTTGCCTTCCCGACCCAAAAAATGATCATCGACACCGAGAAGTCGTCGGCTTCCATGAGGATCTTGACCGACGAGTGA
- a CDS encoding tyrosine-type recombinase/integrase codes for MATRADSGEGSCRKIQSGKLSGKWRVQYRLRKPDGSQKRVSRVFSTQKEGLEFLRSLRKDGSPVAHQITHDLTFGDWLGWLIKNDWIESLDPKTVRDRKTRYEKYAKARWSDVPLTRIDPVEVKSFYTHLRENGVGQHTIIALRVLLVRAFNQAIAPYGRVPHFWRNPFALELKTPPRRVAVALTPKEAKKALASKDLDDKRRAMLGVYLLAGLRLGEQMALTVGQINFKEKTILVDRAVKLTEKSAQTVGLPKGDKVRIAVLCDTLAAILRPLCDGKSDDEYLWSTVEENKPRMKALTYATWRRLRKEAGLPEDMSPHDCRLTHINWIEKLCPDVSTTTLKEHVGHAGVGVTEVNYTRPLASAHAVLRDSLDQLLKQKADK; via the coding sequence ATGGCGACAAGAGCGGACAGCGGAGAGGGTTCATGCCGAAAAATCCAGAGCGGCAAGCTCTCCGGAAAGTGGCGGGTTCAGTACCGCCTGAGAAAGCCAGACGGCTCACAGAAGCGCGTTTCGCGGGTGTTCAGCACGCAGAAGGAAGGGCTGGAGTTTCTTCGCTCGCTTCGCAAAGACGGAAGCCCGGTAGCTCACCAAATCACCCACGACCTCACGTTTGGTGACTGGCTCGGTTGGCTCATCAAGAATGACTGGATCGAGTCCCTCGACCCCAAGACGGTGCGGGACCGGAAGACTCGGTATGAGAAGTACGCCAAAGCGAGGTGGTCAGATGTTCCGCTCACTCGCATTGATCCGGTGGAAGTGAAGTCCTTCTACACCCACCTTCGTGAAAACGGAGTTGGCCAACACACGATTATTGCCCTTCGAGTGCTTCTGGTTCGCGCATTCAACCAGGCCATCGCTCCGTATGGTCGCGTCCCGCACTTCTGGCGTAATCCGTTTGCCCTTGAGCTCAAGACCCCGCCGCGCCGTGTCGCGGTCGCGCTCACTCCCAAAGAGGCGAAGAAGGCACTGGCATCCAAGGACCTCGATGACAAGCGTCGCGCCATGCTTGGCGTGTACCTACTTGCTGGTCTTCGGCTCGGAGAGCAAATGGCGTTGACGGTAGGGCAAATCAACTTCAAGGAGAAAACGATCCTGGTTGACCGGGCGGTGAAGCTCACGGAGAAGAGTGCTCAGACGGTGGGGCTACCCAAGGGAGACAAAGTGCGGATCGCTGTTCTGTGTGACACACTTGCGGCAATCCTGCGACCACTTTGCGACGGGAAAAGCGACGACGAGTATCTCTGGAGCACGGTCGAAGAGAATAAGCCACGGATGAAGGCTCTCACCTATGCCACGTGGCGGAGGCTCCGCAAAGAAGCCGGGCTACCCGAAGACATGAGCCCGCACGACTGCCGCCTCACCCACATCAACTGGATTGAGAAACTGTGCCCAGACGTCTCCACAACGACGTTGAAGGAGCACGTGGGTCACGCCGGGGTTGGTGTAACCGAGGTCAATTACACCAGACCCCTCGCCTCCGCACATGCCGTCCTTCGCGACTCACTAGATCAACTTCTAAAACAGAAGGCAGATAAGTAG